A single window of Chondrinema litorale DNA harbors:
- a CDS encoding AraC family transcriptional regulator, whose amino-acid sequence MDYQTFQPQADLQSLISCYWTLEVPADPNVKRQRIVPDGTIEMAFILGDDIKRYTSEDEFILQPRAMLLGQTIEPFYIEPTGYVNTFAIRFYPYGFANFVNVPIKTLANKETPISVLFGDITSEKLEKAIIEATNTAQRIEIIEKFLLQKLSEQTTVDQIVKLTIDALLSTKGKTSISDILKADLSKRRQLERKFVQQIGISPKQLGKVIRLQSALKMMLNEEAASLTNIAYESEYYDQAHFIKDFKEFTGISPKEFLGSEKMKLSSIFYK is encoded by the coding sequence ATGGATTATCAAACATTTCAACCACAAGCAGATTTACAATCGCTCATTAGTTGTTATTGGACGTTAGAAGTACCTGCCGATCCGAATGTAAAAAGGCAGCGAATTGTGCCAGATGGAACCATTGAAATGGCTTTTATTTTGGGTGATGATATAAAGCGATATACTTCGGAAGATGAATTTATATTGCAGCCTCGTGCCATGCTACTTGGGCAAACTATTGAGCCATTTTACATCGAGCCAACAGGTTATGTAAACACTTTTGCCATTCGATTTTATCCTTATGGGTTTGCCAATTTTGTAAATGTGCCCATCAAAACCTTGGCAAATAAAGAGACTCCTATAAGTGTTTTGTTTGGAGATATCACCTCCGAAAAGCTAGAAAAAGCAATAATTGAAGCAACCAATACCGCACAAAGAATTGAGATTATCGAAAAATTTCTCCTCCAAAAACTCAGCGAACAAACTACGGTAGACCAAATAGTAAAGCTAACCATAGATGCGCTTTTATCGACTAAGGGAAAAACGTCTATCAGTGATATATTGAAAGCTGATTTGTCTAAAAGACGTCAGTTGGAAAGAAAGTTTGTACAGCAGATAGGCATAAGTCCTAAACAATTAGGTAAAGTTATTCGCTTGCAAAGTGCCTTAAAAATGATGCTGAATGAAGAAGCTGCTAGCTTGACAAACATTGCTTATGAAAGCGAATACTACGACCAAGCACACTTTATAAAAGATTTTAAGGAGTTTACTGGAATTAGCCCCAAAGAATTTCTGGGTAGTGAAAAAATGAAACTTTCTTCCATTTTCTACAAATAA
- a CDS encoding sensor histidine kinase: protein MIKKFDFFNQKTINSHTSTIAVNGFTTPTEFLKFMFHSHQIVVNVTAYPKEKTFLNQRLSKEYFKLSTYTTNLNFLPEFLKIESSRPPIFGDFIHHYNKIIKSHLFQLKGDIPKLIDHYRSLLDLNNMKEADKKLQIEVEKKTAHLEKVTQELKTSVKSLKESNEELENFAYVTSHDLQEPLRQIATFTQLLSKKLDGKLDEAEQKYLTLITEGTSHMQHLIDDLLYYSRLTRHPYDYTSVNINLIIKKAVNLLKEQIENCNATITFGDLPIIKGIPVLITQLFHNLISNAIKYRKENVNPKIEISFNETANEWLFSVKDNGIGIDANFYDRIFKLFKRLHTKREYSGNGIGLTLCKKIVTQHDGKIWVESNKDQGSVFYFTISKKL, encoded by the coding sequence TTGATTAAAAAATTTGATTTTTTCAACCAAAAAACTATCAATTCTCATACTTCTACAATAGCTGTCAATGGATTTACTACTCCTACAGAGTTTTTAAAATTCATGTTCCACAGTCACCAAATTGTAGTCAATGTTACCGCATACCCAAAGGAAAAAACTTTTCTGAATCAAAGACTTTCTAAAGAGTATTTTAAACTATCTACTTACACTACTAATCTCAATTTTTTACCTGAATTTTTAAAGATTGAAAGCAGTAGACCTCCCATTTTCGGAGACTTCATCCACCATTACAATAAGATTATCAAAAGTCATCTCTTCCAACTGAAGGGTGATATTCCAAAATTAATCGATCATTATCGTTCACTTTTAGATCTTAATAACATGAAAGAGGCTGATAAAAAGCTTCAGATTGAAGTGGAGAAAAAAACTGCTCATTTAGAAAAAGTTACACAAGAACTTAAAACGTCAGTTAAATCTCTTAAAGAAAGCAATGAAGAGTTAGAAAACTTTGCATATGTAACATCTCACGACTTACAAGAACCCCTAAGGCAAATAGCCACATTTACTCAACTTCTGAGTAAAAAACTGGATGGTAAATTAGATGAAGCAGAACAGAAGTACCTTACACTAATTACAGAAGGCACTTCCCATATGCAACACCTTATAGACGACTTATTATACTATTCCAGACTAACTCGCCATCCTTACGATTACACTTCAGTAAACATTAATCTGATTATTAAAAAAGCTGTAAATCTTTTAAAAGAGCAAATAGAGAATTGTAATGCAACAATTACTTTTGGAGACCTCCCAATTATTAAAGGTATACCAGTTCTAATAACACAGCTATTTCACAATCTCATCTCAAATGCAATTAAATACAGAAAAGAAAATGTAAACCCTAAGATTGAGATTTCATTTAACGAAACTGCAAATGAATGGCTCTTTAGTGTTAAAGACAATGGTATTGGAATAGATGCAAATTTTTATGATCGAATATTCAAGCTATTTAAAAGGCTGCATACAAAAAGAGAATATTCAGGTAATGGCATAGGACTCACACTATGTAAAAAAATCGTTACCCAGCACGATGGTAAAATCTGGGTTGAATCCAACAAAGACCAAGGAAGTGTATTTTATTTTACCATTTCAAAAAAATTGTAA
- a CDS encoding ABC transporter substrate-binding protein codes for MEVLDQLGKIINTPSPDKLRIVSLVPSQTELLYDLGLNEEVFGVTKFCIKPENWRKQKTVVGGTKAVKFEKVADLQPNLILANKEENEKSQIEQLAEKYPVWTSDIQTLEEALMMIKTVSTIVGKEGRGTEIIDRITTGFNTLNNVKTAENSSKKSAAYFIWRQPMMLVGGDTFINEMMDFAGFYNVMADQNRYPEVDKETLQNLNPDYILLSSEPFPFAEKHIPEFQEICPNATILLVDGEMFSWYGSRLLVAPAYFKSIIKSL; via the coding sequence ATGGAGGTTTTAGATCAATTGGGTAAAATAATTAATACACCGAGTCCAGATAAATTAAGAATAGTTTCTTTGGTACCATCACAAACAGAATTGTTGTATGATCTGGGTTTGAATGAAGAAGTATTTGGTGTAACCAAGTTTTGTATTAAACCAGAAAACTGGCGTAAGCAAAAGACAGTTGTTGGTGGAACAAAAGCAGTCAAGTTTGAGAAAGTAGCTGATTTGCAGCCCAATCTAATTTTAGCAAATAAAGAAGAAAACGAAAAAAGCCAAATCGAACAACTTGCAGAAAAGTATCCTGTTTGGACGAGTGACATTCAAACATTGGAAGAAGCCTTGATGATGATAAAAACGGTTTCAACCATTGTTGGAAAAGAGGGGAGAGGCACTGAGATTATTGATCGAATAACAACTGGATTTAATACACTTAATAATGTTAAAACAGCAGAAAACTCATCAAAAAAATCGGCAGCTTACTTTATTTGGCGCCAACCTATGATGCTTGTTGGTGGAGATACATTTATTAATGAAATGATGGACTTTGCTGGTTTTTATAATGTCATGGCAGATCAAAATAGATATCCCGAAGTAGATAAGGAAACCTTGCAAAATCTAAATCCAGACTATATACTACTTTCTTCTGAGCCATTTCCATTTGCAGAAAAACATATTCCTGAGTTTCAAGAAATTTGTCCGAATGCTACAATTCTTTTGGTAGATGGAGAGATGTTTTCTTGGTATGGTAGCCGGCTTTTAGTTGCACCTGCTTACTTCAAATCAATCATTAAGTCTCTTTAA
- a CDS encoding sensor histidine kinase — protein MADTKQSVRSTGILLIEDNYADQEIFKVFLAETEYANARLEIAEKISALDKFEIDFLPTVIILDLSLPDSDGLETLRLVQQKYGATPVIILTGFNDKNMGIQAVALGAEDYLIKGEFSSSSIERSISYAIERFKMRKTLIMTNKKLKSYNEKLQQFAFVVSHDLNAPISSLKGILSLLKYSESDEEKDRLLDLADESLELLTHKLNSLITILVKEKNQEGAETLNLKLKIEKAIRNTIVPQSLDYIDIHIDKSCDTEISFSKDLMNSVVQNLTSNAFKYRDLKKKLKLEYSVRTNYNYTILTIKDNGLGMDLKSQEDKIFKMFKRFHNHVSGNGIGLFLVKSIMETNDGYVEVESTPGIGTTFHLHFPKF, from the coding sequence ATGGCAGACACAAAGCAATCAGTACGAAGTACGGGGATTTTGTTAATTGAAGACAACTATGCTGATCAAGAGATATTTAAAGTATTTTTAGCAGAAACCGAGTATGCCAATGCCAGACTAGAAATTGCAGAAAAAATATCGGCTTTAGACAAATTTGAAATCGATTTTTTACCTACGGTAATTATTCTCGATCTGTCTTTACCAGATAGCGATGGGCTAGAAACACTTAGATTGGTACAGCAAAAATATGGGGCTACACCTGTAATAATTCTCACAGGTTTTAATGATAAAAATATGGGTATACAAGCGGTTGCACTGGGAGCCGAAGATTACCTGATTAAAGGAGAATTTAGCAGTAGTTCTATAGAGCGATCTATAAGCTATGCAATAGAAAGGTTTAAAATGAGAAAGACTTTAATAATGACAAACAAAAAGTTAAAGTCTTACAATGAAAAGTTACAACAATTTGCCTTTGTAGTCTCTCATGATTTGAACGCTCCAATTTCATCTTTAAAAGGAATATTGAGTTTATTGAAATATTCTGAAAGTGATGAAGAAAAAGATCGGTTATTAGATTTGGCAGACGAATCGCTCGAGTTACTTACACACAAATTAAACTCACTAATAACTATTCTAGTTAAAGAGAAAAATCAGGAAGGTGCAGAAACACTTAATCTGAAACTCAAAATTGAAAAAGCAATTAGGAACACCATAGTTCCTCAATCGCTAGACTATATAGATATTCATATTGATAAATCTTGCGACACTGAAATATCTTTTAGTAAAGACTTAATGAACAGTGTAGTTCAAAACCTAACATCTAATGCTTTTAAGTATCGAGATTTAAAAAAGAAACTTAAGCTTGAGTACAGTGTTAGAACCAATTATAATTATACAATACTAACAATTAAAGACAACGGATTGGGTATGGACCTTAAATCTCAAGAAGATAAAATCTTTAAGATGTTTAAAAGATTTCACAATCATGTTTCTGGTAATGGTATTGGTTTATTTTTGGTAAAATCTATTATGGAAACAAACGATGGATATGTAGAAGTTGAAAGTACTCCTGGTATTGGAACAACTTTTCACCTACATTTCCCCAAATTTTAA
- a CDS encoding TonB-dependent receptor: MKLIFWEAILLILFTSNLFAQDKIKVTGKVIDNEKQAPLVGAQVFIEDGIGTLTDNNGYFNLILTEGDYTLTVSYLGYERVEIELHTDNPNVGEIAMPVSRTSLNEIIVSASLQNYRDDFKGANYRISPKAIKNINPLSTEEVLRTVPGLNIVGDMGLSNRPNISMRGSWGRRSKKVLLMEDGSPSAPAPYVAPGAYYNPVSDRIKAIEVYQGADMLRYGPNNMYGAVNYITALPPQKTELRMKLIGGQRNYKTALLSYGGTWNNLGALVEGVYKKFDGFTDNSSVEVLNLNAKIFAKLSDDQSLYFKVSGQFEDNQASLSSQTPFTFENDPTQNPFDADRFTMRRYGVDIIHKWLPTSNISLTSKIYASDFERDWWKQVTTKVKASEVESYVGDQIFNDRYSYLRGLSFSEDDYLRVGRITNGRESTTDSRWAFTVSGIKETFNMSWGNTDQPHELEVGFKLHQESYKDRSLAADSSRWARSGYTTADLKYYLWSASGYIRNEFNLNKFGITPIVRFEHIDMYRQNMLSLRYDPDITGLEDGREYNVYDVLMPGITLDYEIPSGEIFGSIYQGFIAPSKVFGFLVEQDGVVTNPLAGESINIQPELSINTEIGWRGILLKDRIDGQLTYFNNTIRNFYAGGRNEVFSELGKFHIQGIEAGLNVSLFETGDQALRWYGNVTLLKSDIISGKLTDKDLFSQVIHNDATINEFINKVNANRDAYEIYVSDGNGGEALLTAESLTTEDFQSITSATLQFGENGVDNADAPYSPKVNFNTGFNYDYKRLSLGLSAQYVGEQFSEFHNFSNESADGAIGKIPSYFIMDAFANYDIILKGKTNLNVFINAKNLTNNVYRASRLNRATSGIFPGGFRQIIAGINLTI, encoded by the coding sequence ATGAAATTAATCTTTTGGGAGGCGATCCTCCTGATATTGTTTACGTCAAACTTATTTGCCCAGGATAAAATTAAAGTAACAGGTAAAGTAATAGATAATGAAAAACAGGCTCCGCTAGTTGGTGCTCAAGTTTTCATTGAAGACGGCATCGGTACCCTTACTGATAACAATGGTTACTTTAACCTGATACTCACTGAAGGAGATTATACACTTACAGTTTCTTATTTAGGCTACGAAAGAGTAGAAATTGAACTACATACGGATAATCCGAATGTGGGTGAAATTGCTATGCCTGTTAGTAGAACTAGCTTAAATGAGATTATCGTGAGTGCATCTTTGCAAAATTATCGCGACGATTTTAAAGGTGCCAATTACCGCATTAGTCCAAAAGCCATTAAAAATATCAATCCGCTCAGTACCGAAGAAGTGCTAAGAACGGTTCCCGGTTTAAATATAGTGGGCGATATGGGGCTTTCTAACCGACCGAATATTAGCATGCGTGGCTCTTGGGGTCGTCGATCGAAGAAGGTATTGCTCATGGAAGATGGCTCTCCATCTGCCCCGGCTCCTTATGTAGCTCCGGGAGCTTATTACAATCCGGTGAGTGACCGCATAAAAGCCATTGAGGTGTATCAAGGGGCTGATATGTTGCGCTATGGACCCAACAACATGTATGGTGCAGTGAATTACATTACTGCTTTGCCTCCACAAAAAACTGAACTTAGAATGAAGTTGATAGGAGGGCAGCGTAATTACAAAACCGCATTGTTGTCTTATGGTGGTACATGGAACAACTTAGGTGCTTTGGTAGAAGGTGTTTACAAAAAGTTTGATGGTTTTACTGATAATTCTTCGGTGGAAGTATTGAATCTGAATGCCAAGATATTTGCTAAGCTTTCAGATGATCAATCATTGTATTTTAAGGTAAGTGGACAGTTTGAAGACAATCAAGCTTCTTTGAGTTCTCAAACCCCTTTCACTTTCGAAAATGATCCAACTCAAAACCCATTTGATGCAGATAGGTTTACCATGCGCAGGTATGGAGTAGACATTATCCACAAATGGTTGCCGACAAGCAATATCAGTTTAACTTCGAAAATCTATGCTTCCGATTTCGAGCGCGACTGGTGGAAACAAGTAACCACCAAAGTGAAAGCTTCTGAAGTTGAGTCTTATGTAGGCGATCAGATTTTTAATGATCGATACAGTTATTTGCGAGGTTTAAGCTTTAGTGAAGATGATTATTTACGCGTTGGAAGAATCACCAACGGTAGAGAAAGCACCACTGACAGCCGCTGGGCATTTACAGTATCTGGTATTAAAGAAACCTTTAATATGAGTTGGGGAAATACCGATCAGCCGCATGAGTTGGAAGTGGGTTTTAAACTCCATCAAGAAAGTTACAAAGACCGATCACTTGCGGCAGATAGTTCTCGTTGGGCAAGAAGTGGATATACCACCGCAGATTTAAAATATTACCTCTGGTCTGCTTCGGGTTACATCCGCAATGAGTTTAACCTAAACAAGTTTGGTATTACACCAATTGTAAGGTTTGAGCACATCGATATGTATCGCCAAAATATGCTTAGCTTAAGGTACGATCCAGACATTACAGGTTTAGAAGATGGCAGAGAGTATAATGTCTACGATGTATTAATGCCGGGTATCACGCTTGATTACGAAATACCGAGTGGAGAAATTTTCGGGAGTATCTATCAAGGTTTTATCGCACCGTCTAAAGTATTTGGCTTTTTGGTTGAGCAAGATGGCGTGGTTACAAATCCATTGGCTGGCGAAAGCATCAACATTCAACCTGAGTTGAGTATCAATACAGAAATTGGCTGGCGTGGAATTTTACTCAAAGATCGCATAGACGGTCAGCTTACGTATTTCAATAATACCATCAGAAACTTTTATGCTGGCGGGAGAAACGAAGTATTTTCAGAGTTGGGTAAATTTCACATACAAGGTATAGAAGCTGGCTTAAATGTCAGTTTGTTTGAGACTGGCGATCAGGCTCTGCGTTGGTATGGCAATGTTACTTTGTTAAAGTCAGATATTATTAGCGGTAAACTCACCGACAAAGATTTGTTCAGTCAGGTTATACATAATGATGCGACAATCAATGAATTTATCAACAAGGTAAATGCAAATAGAGATGCTTATGAAATTTATGTTTCCGATGGCAATGGGGGAGAAGCACTCTTAACGGCTGAGTCTTTAACAACAGAAGACTTCCAATCTATTACCAGTGCTACTTTGCAATTTGGTGAAAATGGGGTTGACAATGCTGATGCACCTTATTCTCCGAAAGTCAATTTTAACACCGGTTTCAATTACGATTACAAGCGACTTTCTTTGGGTTTAAGTGCACAATATGTAGGCGAGCAGTTTTCAGAGTTTCATAATTTTAGTAATGAATCTGCTGATGGCGCTATTGGTAAAATTCCATCTTATTTCATTATGGATGCCTTTGCCAATTACGATATCATCTTAAAAGGTAAAACCAATTTAAATGTATTTATCAATGCTAAGAATCTTACAAATAATGTTTATCGTGCATCTCGATTAAACCGAGCTACATCAGGTATTTTCCCCGGTGGGTTTAGACAGATTATTGCTGGTATTAATTTAACTATCTAG
- a CDS encoding sensor histidine kinase, giving the protein MKFNTALLFLFTSVGLILSFRDKPTFKTLNKFVALFILLISGITLTEYIFKYQSVIDNFFVTDRYSTTYPGRMSPSTAFCFFLISLCFWGIHKKKQKIISAIIQCLHLVNILSLISILSFLLLIPVKSRMFFFNSMALHTSVLFFVLSFTLLLKFNNKGVIGLLTGEHSGNKLFRRLLPFIIFLPIVQNYILLELLSNKLISYDFGVVISTALFLVLCIVYISTIAFGLNKSDEKKTSLEKSLTATNQELMQFKYALDQSSIIAFTDEKGIINYVNDKFCEISKFKREEILGKTHSIINSGYHSKDFFRDLWKTIKAGKVWIGEVKNKAKDGTYYWVHTSIIPFRDENSKIYRYLAIRQDITQRKAIEEMLASQYVKKLEQKNKELEQFAYIASHDLQEPLRTITTFGELLHKKYHNQLGTDANKYLNFITESTGRMRDLVKALLDYARIGGDKEMEEVDCLSIIKSIQQDMIPYIGETNTTLIINELPKIIAFKTEIRLLFQNLISNAIKFRKQDVSPVIHISSRKVGHYWEFAIEDNGIGIDEKFNQRIFEIFQRLHKRSQYEGTGIGLTHCHKIVELHGGSIWIKSKVGEGSTFFFTLPIFNEKVLHSPLAPDNIKSSFKET; this is encoded by the coding sequence ATGAAATTTAATACTGCCCTCCTATTCCTTTTCACTTCTGTAGGACTCATATTATCATTTAGAGATAAACCAACCTTTAAAACATTAAATAAGTTTGTAGCACTTTTTATACTGCTTATTTCGGGTATTACCTTAACAGAATACATCTTTAAATACCAATCTGTAATAGATAATTTTTTTGTTACTGACAGATATTCAACTACTTATCCTGGTAGAATGTCTCCATCTACTGCTTTTTGCTTTTTTTTAATAAGCCTATGTTTTTGGGGAATACATAAAAAAAAACAAAAAATAATTTCAGCCATTATTCAATGTTTACACTTGGTAAACATCCTATCACTTATATCAATATTATCTTTTCTACTATTAATACCAGTAAAAAGCAGGATGTTTTTTTTCAACAGTATGGCATTACACACCTCGGTATTATTTTTTGTACTTTCGTTTACATTGCTATTAAAATTTAATAATAAAGGAGTAATTGGTCTTTTAACTGGAGAGCATTCTGGCAATAAGCTATTTAGAAGACTTTTACCTTTTATTATTTTTCTACCTATAGTTCAAAATTACATTTTACTAGAACTATTAAGCAATAAGTTAATTAGCTACGATTTCGGAGTAGTAATTTCTACAGCTTTGTTTCTTGTACTATGCATTGTTTACATTTCAACTATTGCTTTTGGGCTTAATAAATCTGATGAGAAGAAAACTTCGCTTGAAAAATCTCTAACAGCTACTAATCAAGAGTTAATGCAATTTAAATATGCATTAGACCAGAGTTCTATTATCGCATTTACCGATGAAAAAGGTATAATCAATTATGTAAATGATAAGTTTTGTGAGATTTCTAAATTTAAAAGAGAAGAAATATTAGGCAAAACACACTCAATTATAAACTCAGGCTATCACTCCAAAGACTTTTTTCGTGACTTATGGAAAACAATTAAAGCTGGTAAAGTGTGGATTGGTGAGGTGAAAAATAAGGCCAAAGATGGCACATACTATTGGGTGCACACATCCATAATTCCCTTTAGAGATGAGAATAGTAAAATATATAGATACTTAGCCATAAGGCAAGATATTACCCAAAGAAAAGCCATTGAAGAAATGCTGGCATCGCAGTATGTGAAGAAGCTGGAACAGAAAAATAAAGAGCTAGAACAGTTTGCCTATATTGCTTCTCACGATTTACAGGAGCCACTACGCACCATTACCACATTTGGTGAGCTATTACATAAAAAGTATCATAACCAGCTTGGTACTGATGCTAATAAGTATTTAAACTTTATTACAGAGTCTACCGGTAGAATGCGCGATCTTGTAAAAGCATTACTCGATTATGCCAGAATTGGCGGTGATAAAGAAATGGAAGAAGTTGATTGTCTAAGCATAATTAAAAGCATTCAACAAGATATGATTCCATATATAGGTGAAACCAACACCACCTTAATAATTAATGAACTACCCAAAATTATTGCTTTTAAAACAGAGATAAGGTTGCTTTTTCAAAACCTGATAAGCAATGCCATTAAGTTTAGAAAACAGGATGTCTCCCCTGTTATTCATATTTCATCTAGAAAAGTTGGGCATTATTGGGAGTTCGCTATAGAAGATAATGGCATTGGGATAGATGAAAAGTTTAACCAGAGGATATTTGAGATTTTTCAAAGATTACACAAACGTAGCCAATACGAAGGTACCGGAATCGGCTTAACACATTGCCATAAAATTGTAGAACTACATGGAGGCTCTATCTGGATAAAATCTAAAGTGGGCGAAGGCAGTACTTTCTTTTTTACGCTTCCAATTTTTAATGAAAAAGTGCTCCATTCACCTTTAGCACCAGATAATATTAAAAGCTCTTTTAAAGAGACTTAA
- a CDS encoding DUF6915 family protein translates to MDIWKHSLLSEHKFGGKAEDYYEIHKFMDSSKLHYFHAKHRMLLHNTYGIELCIRLFGDYIKNSDAETILVRDIAAEHCKEDLSGMVPTLNDWLVKNEHLETLLEVVPEIQDEKLREFIYLPLMLSNNKASLLITCSDFGVQLVKQFLGLDQALVLSQLIPTSQNIKSILKAFKFHAKWQFSPKMDELEKIKHLR, encoded by the coding sequence ATGGACATTTGGAAACATAGTTTATTATCGGAACACAAGTTTGGGGGGAAGGCGGAAGACTATTATGAAATCCATAAGTTTATGGATTCTTCCAAATTGCATTATTTCCATGCTAAGCACAGAATGTTGTTGCATAACACCTATGGCATTGAACTATGCATTAGGCTATTTGGTGACTATATTAAAAACAGTGATGCTGAAACAATCTTAGTTAGAGACATTGCTGCCGAACACTGCAAAGAAGATTTAAGTGGCATGGTTCCCACACTCAATGATTGGCTTGTTAAAAATGAACATCTTGAAACACTGCTAGAAGTAGTACCCGAAATTCAAGATGAAAAACTACGCGAGTTTATTTACTTACCGCTTATGCTTTCTAATAACAAAGCCAGTTTGCTCATTACTTGCAGCGATTTTGGTGTGCAGTTAGTCAAACAGTTTTTAGGTCTAGATCAGGCATTAGTATTGAGTCAGTTAATTCCGACATCACAAAATATAAAGTCTATCCTAAAGGCATTTAAATTCCATGCAAAGTGGCAGTTTTCACCTAAAATGGACGAATTAGAAAAAATTAAACATTTAAGATAA
- a CDS encoding VOC family protein produces the protein MKRTILGLIILALGFTACENIKKPQLENQNVKDMKSYVSIFEIPATDISRAIEFYQTILDIKIEKMDMSEMGVPDMVMGLLPYEDQMVTAVIMKGEGYQPSANGVTIYLNGGDNLQTILDKVVKSGGKIIVPKTPHADESGFFALFIDSEGNKMGLHSPN, from the coding sequence ATGAAGAGAACAATACTCGGTCTAATAATATTAGCCTTGGGCTTTACTGCTTGCGAAAACATTAAAAAGCCTCAACTAGAAAATCAAAATGTAAAAGACATGAAAAGTTATGTTTCAATATTTGAAATTCCAGCTACAGACATTTCACGTGCCATTGAGTTTTATCAAACAATTTTAGATATTAAAATTGAGAAAATGGATATGTCTGAAATGGGTGTGCCAGATATGGTGATGGGCTTACTTCCATATGAAGACCAAATGGTTACGGCTGTAATTATGAAAGGTGAAGGCTACCAACCTTCGGCAAATGGTGTAACTATTTACCTCAATGGAGGAGACAATCTTCAAACAATACTTGACAAAGTAGTGAAAAGTGGAGGGAAAATTATTGTTCCCAAAACTCCTCATGCTGATGAAAGTGGATTCTTTGCTTTGTTCATCGACTCAGAAGGGAATAAAATGGGTTTGCATTCCCCAAATTGA
- a CDS encoding response regulator — protein MNIDAKDYERTFNVLHIEDNEADCLIFKELLSEKNQNTSITNCFDGEEAINYLQNNANQKPDIIILDLNIPKITGIEVLTWLKHNKQMLHIPVIILTTSILENDIVNCYKNYANCYLRKPKNLNEYISIADRINKFWLETVVLINSN, from the coding sequence ATGAATATTGACGCTAAAGACTATGAAAGAACTTTTAATGTCTTACATATAGAAGACAATGAAGCAGACTGTCTTATTTTTAAAGAATTACTAAGCGAAAAAAATCAAAACACTAGCATTACTAACTGTTTTGATGGAGAAGAAGCCATCAATTATCTACAAAACAATGCTAATCAAAAGCCAGATATTATTATTCTTGATCTCAACATTCCAAAAATTACTGGAATAGAAGTGCTTACTTGGTTAAAGCATAATAAGCAAATGCTGCATATTCCGGTAATTATCTTAACAACTTCCATCCTAGAAAACGATATTGTTAACTGCTACAAAAATTACGCAAACTGCTACCTAAGAAAGCCTAAAAATTTAAATGAATACATATCAATTGCAGATAGAATTAATAAATTTTGGCTCGAAACCGTAGTATTAATAAACTCAAACTAA
- a CDS encoding cyclase family protein gives MKRIDLSHTIEDGLVTYKGLPAPIVCDYISRRTSRELYEPGTEFQIGKIEMVSNTGTYIDCPFHRYEDGKDLSEVLLDKFVGLPAIKISFNYKELGLAIEKKYFEKLDLSGKAVLIHTGWSKNWKTDKYFENHPYVTEESAKYLKEQGVTLVGIDSHNIDDTRGKGRPVHTVLLAEEILIVEHLTNLDKLPKNHFTFTAVPPKIKGMGTFPVRAFAEIA, from the coding sequence ATGAAACGGATAGATTTAAGCCACACAATAGAAGATGGACTGGTAACCTATAAGGGTTTACCCGCACCAATAGTTTGCGATTACATCTCAAGAAGAACTTCAAGAGAATTGTATGAGCCGGGCACAGAATTTCAGATTGGTAAAATCGAAATGGTGAGCAATACCGGTACTTACATCGACTGCCCCTTTCATCGTTACGAAGATGGAAAAGACTTGAGCGAAGTACTTCTAGATAAATTTGTGGGGCTTCCTGCTATAAAAATATCCTTTAATTATAAAGAGCTTGGTCTGGCTATAGAAAAGAAATATTTCGAAAAGCTAGACTTGTCTGGTAAAGCGGTCTTGATACATACCGGTTGGAGCAAAAATTGGAAAACAGATAAATACTTCGAAAACCATCCGTATGTAACCGAAGAAAGTGCCAAATATCTCAAAGAGCAAGGAGTTACTTTGGTAGGTATCGATTCTCATAATATTGATGATACCAGAGGCAAAGGCCGACCGGTTCATACCGTTTTACTCGCCGAAGAAATATTAATTGTAGAGCATCTTACCAATTTGGATAAATTGCCTAAAAATCATTTTACTTTTACGGCAGTACCTCCAAAAATTAAAGGGATGGGCACTTTTCCTGTAAGAGCTTTCGCAGAAATTGCTTAG